A region of Anopheles merus strain MAF chromosome 2R, AmerM5.1, whole genome shotgun sequence DNA encodes the following proteins:
- the LOC121589669 gene encoding proteasome activator complex subunit 4A-like isoform X2, which yields MAQSLSTESCSSLSTLAETDTTSSTVVDDESSDSIEQNRPKRNERHEKLGFKPQKELFCNKFLPYTEKLDDESQANLERIKNNLGKAVAMREMGPAVMLNIRNLVTYIKLYGMKFSKEDHVKFVQLLLEMLVIPKLDPDAINKISEAIFFLLRKREWLSTEDLQIEWRPLYDLFHLVVSRLSKKGELFNTTSTMEANLQCAIQVCTPYFPPSAMQEILDELMPRIQPLDNGSGCEVVTILNIFLNYEQGYELWFDKLMSIWNAYHNPPWAGDLMTMFAVVGLKNIGHIDWEPHIPTMFARITRAINFPVNYRNTKGGRANGLQPDAIATWIVSALGPRSSAQQYLSTFMSTIESYLHPANTGKWVKMLGEILILLPRFFIDRLVVERYRKGHHIRPIPSEHKLTEECITAFVECMKPVALQAMYSRLNPQEVGKIFQCLADLRPALIIPTIIERVYTSLDSLTEPRKLTAALHGLIGVSRALVSGHKGYTEGRTHVIPLFLATLPGIDGNDLMKTVITFQFLTSVAFLIPIIDCSQAGQHHTNLTDDERLLCEQTADFESFALQYLDRLFLLIENSSTNNVRMEQSDLDTARSKAESLLEPMVQTCTHGIMGQSSDKIVAAAAKKLMEFVQTRLFEQNVAGQLVGCLVRLFARIHGREVLRVLLPHVLRLIEDYMGEHDEVEELEKHNDEMLYYLVLLSNLVRGDPRIIRNYVDDLLPTLDRLAKFKCKRVARYLAQIVGNLMNNMSTVQTMDIRNSPDCFQKPLSEIVPVKRWGEKMAPDGKIEWRVPDEGARAVCERIMHRYLPGLLAKLEQHSAGEVTLPREELHRSVMMVQALIRCYNFLPNWTDEEPMKLFETCVDLRELQLNVTLGFEGLEIRMPGGENVRKAIIRTIARLQDRLLEVSEDDTQTLKAIVTLYEKVLLRKHPNGSYEMQLKTFNSTKRFQTYQLTRCKRDVRAVVVTRVIIQQDCRDEMSLPLFSATHLEVMKKLLELSVSYYSTVRIEAQAKLHDMLYLFPYAYPLLTDRIVECLQLDANTNHERFKGILCLLFIKRRGRLISQNNWEYLARVWPALLRSKLSEKPSIVKLVDGLKKMIDGQSPTYLLEVDIGEKVVERALALRTRVDELDLAAGQAARARENKRNMELFQQLIADIVQTVETSKLHLRYHYLASVMLINLCHPYAEHPPSVTRLTVHHLIHDSVTERKLAIQLLLGIFRQQKRPQKKCVMNPLEIVARLAGQDGGSVPPNPGSNVAPGYRDDNMWLQYDVARVPKSQAEWDEPRYMYTVEGCFGWTQGFKMYAPSAEQPKLDRTVDELSEHERTIFEFFDQQENVDTLMRFWSLEEKKGRDEFSGSRMLMIKMLFKLFGDRLLDRFLCHMKRLIEDKATESNHRCAVEVMTGIMRGAKHWPYEKTRSMYERLVPLIRLGMQNVTVDTDMYWGMCFATAAQSMDPSKQHWLHEVLLEDPLQDANSFSDCNRLYCLQGAFNQHVWRMASVAHRLLDYLKPHLDHPFQSLRERLGNTLINIFEGDLRFEGYECRAISPQRSEMIAYVMPKLAILLQKDPEPPKPKLAAAGEMQMEVEGGTPDEDSEYVKAVRLFKTIAHWITYTIHRYSNGNEKEYFELLPIACRLERSEQDQELSEICTLLLAFISQALTLPNCMDVALAKIDEVSKMSFWSARRAVIDVLQVQVFYNMTIILSRPEWKAKVQEIVLRLLEDSVVEVREKAAEVLCGLVHCSFLTATEELLELFKRKCRTKIIRSKRIRVEAASCSSEVARNENAEANAVLARHTGVLGLCAFISAYPYEVPEFVPNVFEHLGAHLNDPQPIPATIRKTMGDFKRTHHDNWEVHQLKFTEDQLAVLSDLTIPPSYYA from the exons ATGGCACAGTCCCTCTCGACGGAGTCGTGCTCGTCGCTGAGCACACTGGCGGAAACGGATACGACCAGCTCGACCGTGGTGGACGACGAGAGTAGCGACAGTATCGAGCAGAACCGGCCGAAACGCAATGAGCGCCACGAGAAGCTCGGGTTCAAGCCGCAGAAGGAGCTGTTCTGCAACAAATTTCTACCCTACACGGAGAAGCTGGACGATGAGTCACAGGCCAACCTGGAGCGTATCAAGAACAATCTCGGCAAGGCGGTGGCAATGCGCGAGATGGGCCCCGCAGTTATGCTGAACATCCGGAACTTGGTGAC ATATATTAAACTGTACGGCATGAAGTTTTCCAAAGAGGATCACGTGAAGTTCGTACAGCTGCTGCTCGAAATGCTCGTCATTCCCAAGCTCGATCCGGATGCTATTAACAAAATCAGCGAAGCAATCTTCTTTCTACTACG caagCGCGAATGGCTCAGTACGGAAGATTTGCAGATCGAGTGGCGACCGCTGTACGATCTGTTCCATCTGGTCGTGTCGCGGCTAAGCAAAAAGGGTGAACTGTTCAACACCACATC GACCATGGAGGCCAACCTGCAATGTGCAATACAAGTGTGTACACC CTACTTTCCGCCGTCCGCAATGCAGGAAATATTGGACGAGCTGATGCCGCGGATACAGCCCCTGGACAATGGTAGCGGTTGCGAGGTGGTCACCATACTGAACATCTTTCTCAACTACGAGCAGGGGTACGAGCTGTGGTTCGACAAGCTGATGTCGATCTGGAACGCGTACCACAACCCACCGTGGGCGGGCGACCTGATGACGATGTTTGCGGTGGTTGGGCTGAAGAACATCGGCCACATCGACTGGGAGCCGCACATTCCGACCATGTTTGCGCGCATCACGCGCGCGATTAACTTCCCCGTGAACTACCGCAACACGAAGGGGGGCCGGGCGAATGGGCTGCAGCCGGACGCGATCGCGACGTGGATTGTGTCAGCGCTGGGGCCGCGCAGCAGCGCCCAGCAGTACCTGAGCACGTTCATGTCGACGATCGAGTCGTACCTGCATCCGGCCAACACGGGCAAGTGGGTGAAAATGTTGGGCGAAATCTTGATCCTGCTGCCGCGGTTCTTCATCGATCGGCTCGTGGTCGAGCGGTATCGCAAGGGGCACCATATCCGGCCGATACCGAGCGAGCACAAGCTGACCGAGGAGTGCATTACCGCGTTCGTGGAGTGCATGAAACCGGTCGCCCTGCAGGCGATGTATTCGCGACTGAACCCGCAGGAGGTGGGGAAAATATTCCAATGCTTGGCCGACCTGCGGCCGGCCCTGATCATTCCGACCATTATCGAGCGCGTGTACACGAGCCTCGATTCGTTGACGGAGCCGCGCAAGCTGACGGCCGCCCTGCACGGGCTGATCGGTGTGTCGCGTGCGCTCGTGTCGGGCCACAAGGGCTACACCGAGGGCCGCACGCACGTGATACCGCTGTTTCTGGCCACCCTGCCCGGGATCGATGGTAACGATCTGATGAAAACGGTCATCACGTTCCAGTTCCTGACGTCGGTGGCGTTCCTGATACCGATCATCGATTGCTCGCAGGCGGGCCAGCACCACACCAACCTGACCGACGACGAGCGGCTGCTGTGCGAGCAGACGGCCGACTTCGAGAGCTTCGCGCTGCAGTATCTGGACCGGCTGTTCCTGCTGATCGAGAACAGCTCCACCAACAACGTGCGCATGGAGCAGTCCGACCTGGACACGGCTCGCTCGAAGGCGGAATCGCTGCTCGAGCCGATGGTGCAGACCTGCACGCACGGCATCATGGGCCAGTCGTCGGATAAGATTGTGGCGGCCGCGGCCAAGAAGCTGATGGAGTTCGTCCAGACGCGCCTGTTCGAGCAGAACGTGGCCGGCCAGCTGGTCGGTTGTCTGGTGCGCCTGTTCGCCCGCATCCACGGCAGGGAGGTGTTGCGCGTGCTGCTGCCGCACGTGCTGCGCCTGATCGAGGACTACATGGGCGAGCACGACGAGGTAGAGGAGCTGGAGAAGCACAACGACGAGATGCTGTACTATCTGGTGCTGCTGTCCAACCTGGTGCGGGGCGATCCGCGCATCATACGCAACTACGTGGACGATCTGCTGCCGACGCTGGACCGGCTGGCCAAGTTTAAGTGCAAGCGCGTCGCGCGCTATCTGGCCCAGATCGTTGGCAATCTGATGAACAACATGTCCACGGTGCAGACGATGGACATTCGCAACAGCCCGGACTGCTTCCAGAAACCGCTGTCGGAGATTGTGCCGGTGAAGCGGTGGGGCGAAAAGATGGCCCCGGACGGTAAGATCGAGTGGCGCGTCCCGGACGAGGGCGCTCGGGCGGTCTGTGAGCGCATTATGCATCGCTACCTGCCCGGGCTGCTGGCCAAGCTCGAGCAGCACAGTGCCGGGGAGGTGACGTTGCCGCGGGAAGAGCTGCACCGGAGCGTTATGATGGTGCAGGCGCTCATTCGCTGCTACAACTTTCTGCCCAACTGGACGGACGAGGAACCGATGAAGCTGTTCGAGACGTGCGTCGATTTGCGCGAGCTGCAGCTGAACGTGACGCTCGGGTTCGAGGGGCTGGAAATCCGCATGCCGGGCGGGGAGAACGTGCGCAAGGCGATCATACGCACGATTGCGCGGCTGCAGGACCGCCTGCTGGAGGTGTCGGAGGACGACACGCAGACGCTGAAAGCGATCGTCACGCTGTACGAGAAGGTGCTGCTGCGCAAGCACCCGAACGGGTCGTACGAGATGCAGCTGAAAACGTTCAACTCGACCAAGCGCTTCCAGACGTACCAGCTGACGCGCTGCAAGCGGGACGtccgggcggtggtggtgacgcGCGTCATCATACAGCAGGACTGCCGGGACGAGATGAGCCTGCCGCTGTTCAGCGCCACCCATCTGGAGGTGATGAAGAAGCTGCTCGAGCTGTCCGTCTCCTACTACTCGACCGTGCGGATCGAGGCGCAGGCCAAGCTGCACGACATGCTGTACCTGTTCCCGTACGCCTACCCGTTGCTGACCGATCGCATCGTGGAGTGTTTGCAGCTGGACGCCAACACGAACCACGAGCGGTTCAAGGGCATCCTGTGCCTGCTGTTCATCAAGCGCCGCGGTCGGCTGATATCGCAGAACAACTGGGAGTATCTGGCCCGCGTATGGCCGGCGCTGCTGCGCTCCAAGTTGTCGGAGAAACCGTCGATCGTGAAGCTGGTGGACGGGCTGAAGAAGATGATCGACGGCCAGTCACCGACCTACCTGCTGGAGGTGGACATTGGCGAGAAGGTGGTGGAGCGTGCCCTCGCCCTGCGTACCCGTGTCGATGAGCTCGATCTGGCGGCCGGGCAGGCGGCCAGGGCGCGtgaaaacaaacgcaacaTGGAGCTGTTCCAGCAGCTGATTGCGGACATTGTGCAGACGGTCGAAACGAGCAAGCTGCACCTGCGCTACCACTATCTTGCCTCGGTCATGCTGATCAACTTGTGTCACCCGTACGCCGAACATCCGCCGTCGGTAACGCGGCTCACCGTGCACCACCTCATACACGACTCGGTGACCGAGCGCAAGCTGGCCattcagctgctgctgggcatATTCCGGCAGCAGAAGCGCCCGCAGAAGAAGTGCGTCATGAACCCGCTCGAAATAGTCGCCCGACTGGCCGGGCAGGATGGCGGCTCGGTTCCGCCCAACCCGGGCTCGAACGTAGCGCCCGGCTATCGGGACGACAACATGTGGCTCCAGTACGACGTGGCGCGGGTGCCGAAAAGTCAGGCCGAGTGGGACGAACCGCGCTACATGTACACGGTCGAGGGGTGCTTCGGCTGGACGCAGGGCTTCAAGATGTACGCGCCGAGCGCGGAGCAGCCGAAGCTGGACCGCACGGTGGACGAGCTGAGCGAGCACGAGCGTACCATTTTTGAGTTTTTCGACCAGCAGGAAAACGTCGACACGCTGATGCGCTTCTGGTCGCTGGAGGAGAAGAAGGGCCGGGACGAGTTCAGCGGGTCGCGCATGCTGATGATCAAGATGCTGTTTAAGCTGTTCGGCGACCGGCTGCTGGATCGGTTCCTGTGCCATATGAAGCGGCTGATCGAGGACAAGGCGACCGAAAGCAACCACCGGTGCGCGGTCGAGGTGATGACGGGCATAATGCGCGGCGCCAAGCACTGGCCGTACGAGAAGACGCGCAGCATGTACGAGCGGCTGGTGCCGCTGATCCGGCTCGGCATGCAGAACGTCACGGTCGACACGGACATGTACTGGGGCATGTGTTTCGCGACCGCGGCCCAATCGATGGACCCGTCCAAGCAGCACTGGCTGCACGAGGTGCTGCTGGAGGATCCGCTGCAGGATGCGAACAGCTTCAGCGACTGCAACCGGCTGTACTGTCTGCAGGGCGCGTTCAACCAGCACGTCTGGCGCATGGCGAGCGTTGCGCACCGGCTGCTGGACTACCTGAAGCCGCACCTGGACCACCCGTTCCAGAGCTTGCGAGAGCGGTTGGGCAACACGCTGATCAACATCTTTGAGGGCGATCTGCGCTTCGAGGGGTATGAGTGTAGGGCGATCTCCCCGCAGCGCAGCGAGATGATTGCGTACGTGATGCCAAAGCTTGCCATCCTGCTGCAGAAGGATCCGGAACCGCCGAAACCGAAGCTAGCGGCGGCGGGTGAGATGCAAATGGAGGTGGAAGGAGGTACGCCCGACGAGGACAGCGAGTATGTGAAAGCGGTACGACTGTTTAAGACGA TTGCCCACTGGATCACGTACACCATCCATCGGTACTCGAACGGCAACGAGAAGGAGTACTTCGAGCTGCTGCCGATCGCGTGCCGGCTGGAGCGTTCCGAGCAGGACCAGGAGCTGAGCGAAATCTGCACACTGCTGCTGGCCTTCATCTCCCAGGCGCTGACACTGCCCAACTGCATGGACGTGGCGCTGGCCAAGATCGACGAGGTGTCGAAGATGTCGTTCTGGTCGGCCCGGCGTGCCGTGATCGATGTGCTGCAGGTGCAGGTCTTCTACAACATGACCATCATCCTGAGCCGGCCCGAATGGAAGGCGAAGGTGCAGGAGATTGTGCTGCGGCTGCTGGAGGACAGTGTGGTGGAGGTGCGCGAGAAGGCGGCCGAGGTGCTGTGCGGGCTGGTGCACTGTTCCTTCCTCACTGCGACCGAGGAGCTGCTCGAGCTGTTCAAGCGCAAATGTCGCACGAAAATTATCCGCTCCAAGCGCATCCGGGTCGAGGCGGCGAGCTGTTCGAGCGAGGTGGCCCGAAATGAAAA TGCGGAAGCGAATGCCGTCCTGGCTCGGCATACCGGTGTCCTCGGACTGTGTGCCTTCATATCCGCCTACCCGTACGAAGTGCCTGAGTTTGTGCCGAACGTGTTCGAGCATCTCGGTGCCCATCTGAACGATCCGCAACCAATACCG GCTACCATTCGGAAAACGATGGGCGATTTCAAGCGCACCCATCACGACAACTGGGAAGTGCATCAGCTCAAGTTCACCGAGGATCAGCTGGCGGTGCTGAGCGATCTTACGATTCCTCCGTCGTATTACGCCTAA